The Amphiura filiformis chromosome 12, Afil_fr2py, whole genome shotgun sequence genome includes a region encoding these proteins:
- the LOC140166845 gene encoding uncharacterized protein, with the protein MIENSHTDHDFLCFTANEPHRLATGDATPNKYSNIGQQFEQFKETGNHVGQLLDVVTGSSTFPYPDYEDIGTNWDCQDSSSTDYSHSGVYFLPYSSDCCLGNRSTHFHENKHIKHPVSSSFPSAEIPLKMVVGNHHSTQQKLHFSRHLLRKRCFRSSSRNTSGKPASLMKQSKSKVEKKETLDTKTLVKSNVLRMKPSNLEQVIQTPPKSIGDDEDDEDDDGDLSQGDRRQVANARERQRVSHLNEGFDKLRRVLPWMRRSRRVSKVDTLRGAIAYIKYLQQQVWARDLTAGCMDCLGAYCLPRSAIGRPMSSSLSTCYIKTHQSTNRTRTFPSMLSGI; encoded by the exons ATGATTGAAAATTCGCACACCGATCATGACTTTTTATGTTTTACGGCAAATGAACCTCACCGGTTAGCAACGGGAGATGCTACTCCTAACAAATACAGTAACATCGGTCAGCAATTTGAGCAATTTAAAGAAACTGGTAACCATGTCGGTCAATTACTTGATGTTGTTACTGGCTCATCGACCTTTCCGTATCCAGATTACGAGGATATTGGCACAAATTGGGACTGTCAGGACTCATCATCAACCGATTATTCTCATTCTGGAGTTTATTTCCTCCCGTATTCATCTGATTGTTGCTTAGGCAACAGATCAACTCACTTCCACGAGAACAAACATATAAAACATCCTGTGTCGTCCTCATTTCCAAGTGCGGAAATTCCTCTGAAGATGGTCGTTGGGAACCATCATTCGACGCAACAGAAACTACACTTTTCCAGACATTTGTTACGTAAGAGATGCTTCAGATCTTCCAGTCGTAATACATCAGGGAAGCCAGCATCTTTGATGAAACAAAGCAAGTCAAAAGTGGAGAAAAAGGAAACTTTAGATACAAAAACTCTTGTCAAAAGTAACGTTTTGCGGATGAAACCGTCGAATTTAGAGCAGGTGATTCAAACACCTCCGAAATCAATtggtgatgatgaggatgatgaggatgatgatggtgATCTCTCACAAGGTGATCGTCGTCAAGTCGCCAACGCTAGGGAGCGACAAAGAGTCAGTCATTTAAACGAAGGTTTCGATAAACTTCGGCGAGTTTTACCATGGATGAGACGAAGTCGAAGGGTGAGCAAGGTGGATACATTAAGAGGAGCTATAGCGTATATTAAGTATCTTCAACAGCAAGTTTGGGCACGGGATTTAACGGCTGGTTGTATGGACTGTCTTGGAGCATATTGCCTCCCAAGATCAG CTATTGGTCGTCCAATGAGCTCGTCATTGTCCACGTGTTACATTAAAACTCATCAATCTACCAACCGAACACGGACATTCCCATCGATGCTTTCTGGTATATAA